The window GCGATGGCCATCATCATGAGCATGGTCATGATGCGCACGAAGCAGGCAAAGCGGGCTGGATGATTCTGGTCGGTGATGGCTTGCATAATTTTACTGATGGGATATTGATCGCTGCCGCTTTTTTAGCAGATCCCAAACTGGGTTTGGTGACAGGTCTGGCGATCATTGCGCATGAGATACCGCAAGAGATCGGCGATTTTATCGTGTTGCTCAATGCCGGTTTTTCACGCGCACGCGCTTACATGTACAACTTAATTTGTAGCTTGATGGCAGTAATTGGCGGTGTACTCGGCTTTTACACCTTAGGTAGCGCCAGCAACTTGATTCCGTACGTGCTTGTGTTTGCTTCTTCTGGTTTTATCTACATTGCATTAAGTGATTTAATGCCGCAAATGCAGCGCCGTGCCAGCGTGCACGAAACAATTCCGCAAATTATTCTGATTGCGCTGGGCGTGGTGCTGGTGCTATTTGTGACGCAGCACCGGGCGTAAGTCCTCTTAATCCTTTTCGATATCATGAGTAGCGTTGTAGACTAATGCTTCAGACGATCATGGTAAAAAAAGGAATAACATGGCACAAAAAATTGCAGGCTATGGCTGGTTGCCCGACTTGCCAGATCATCGTGATCACTCATTTGATCTTCCCCCGAATTACCTACATCAACTCCCCACCAAAATTGATCTGCGTCCTCACTGTCCCAGTGTATTTAATCAAGGTGACAGAATAGGCAGTTGTACCGCCAATGCTGTCTGCAATGCCTTCCGTTTTAATCTGATGAAACAGGGTATGCAGCGCCCTTTTATGCCGTCACGTTTGTTTGTGCATTACAACGCACGTGTGATGATCGGCACCGAGCGGCAAAACCATGGCGCGCAAATCCGTGATGCCATTAAAAGTGTTGCCAAGCAGGGAATCTGTCGTGAAAGTAACTGGCCATATATCGCCAAAAAATATGCGCTGAAACCACCAAAAGCTGCGTATGACGAGGCGCTGCAACATCAGGCGATCTGTTATCAGCGCCTGCAACAAAAACTCGATCATTTAAAAGTTTGTCTGGCAACCGGGCATCCGTTTGTGTTCGGTATCACACTGTACGATGAGTTTGAATCTGAGAAAATGACGCAGCACGGGGTGTTAGCGATGCCCAAAAAAAATGAAGGTTTGGTAGGCGGTCATTCAGTACTGGCAGTCGGTTATGACGATAAAACCGAGCGCTTTATCGTGATGAACTCCTGGGGCGATGCATGGGGCAAAAAGGGATTTTTTACCGTGCCTTATGCGTATTTACTAGAACCCAACCTGGCGGCAGATTTTTGGACGATACGTGCAGTAGAGGGATAATTTTGGCTTAAATTAATATACTCCTTATGAGTATTTTTTAATAATCCAATTATTATCTGACTTTCAAGACAATTTAATTCAACATGAAAGGGAGTATATGGCGTTCCGTTTTACTCTCTTCAGCGGATCTTTGAGTAATTTATATGAAAACTTTTCACTGTGATAAATGTAGCCAGCAAGTTTTTTTCGAGAACACGTTGTGTGGTGCTTGCGGGAGCATGCTGGGTTATCAGCCCGAGATTCGGGCGGTAAGCAGCTTTGAGCCATCGGATAACGGTTATTGGCGCAGTTTAAATCCCGTCAATGCGGGACGTGTTTTTAAGCAATGCAGTAATTATGCGAATCAACATGTCTGTAACTGGATGCTGGATCTGGACGATGCCCATGATTTGTGTGCGTCGTGCCAATTAACGGTTGTGATACCGACATTGTCGAGCGAAAAAAATCACTTGTTTTGGCAGCGACTGGAGTCCGCCAAACGTCGACTTTTATACTCGCTCTGGTTTCTCGGTTTAAAACCGGTATCTAAAGAAGAAAATGAGGAAACCGGCCTGGCATTCCAATTTTTGGAAGACGAGAGTGGTAGCGAAAAAGTCCTGACCGGGCACGACGACGGCTTAATTACTTTAAATATTGCAGAAGCAGACCCCGCCAAACGTGAGGGAACGCGCGAGCAAATGCATGAGCGTTACCGCACTCTGCTTGGTCATTTTCGGCATGAGAGTGGGCATTATTATTTTGACCGGCTGATCGCTGACGGTCCTTGGGTTGAGGGATACCGCCAACTTTTTGGCGACGAGCGGCAGGATTATAGCGAATGCCTGAAATCGCATTACGCCAACGGCGCGCCCGTCAATTGGGAGCAATCTTTTATTAGTAGTTATGCCGCATCGCATCCCTGGGAAGATTGGGCAGAAACCTGGGCGCATTATCTGCACATGATCGATACGCTAGAGACCGCACATGCTTGTGGACTATCACTCAATCCACACAATGTCGCAGAGCCGGGCATGGTGATCAGCGCATCACCGATGAAGATCGATACTTTTGAGGAAATTATCAAGGACTGGTTTGCACTCACCTATGTGCTCAACAGCCTTAACCGCAGTGTCGGCATGCCAGATTCTTACCCCTTCACCTTACCAGCACCCGTCCAGGAAAAGCTGCATTTTATCCATCGTGTGGTGTTGGGTTATGCAGAACCAGAGCGCCAGGGAATGACGCAGCAGCAAACCCAATCGCAATCGCAATCGCAATCGCAATCGCAATCGCAAATGATAGGAGTTACGTAAAAACGGAACACTATTTGTGCCCATTCACATGCAATCAGATGGCTGGATGTAAAACATTAAGACCGCTCAACACAGAGACCGAGGAACAACAAATATAGAGGAAATCAAGAGCGCAACGAAATTCTGCCTTTCTCCCTCCTTGTTCTTTCTCTGTGCCTATCTGGAGTAGGGATCTTGGTTGTTTGCGCAAACCCCAAATAACATACTCCCAATATGTATATTTAATCTGTCCAAGTAATATCTGGACAGCAGGCCGATTTTAAATAAATTAAAGGGGAGTATATTTCGCAATACTGGTTTGCATACCGTTTTTGTGCAGCTTGTTTGCTTGGATCTACCCATCAGCCTGACTTATTCACCATCACCAATAACATATGGGCGCGCAGGCTCTGCACACCACTCGCTCCACGATCCCGGATATAAAGCAGCGCCCGGCAAACCCGCGATTTCCAAAGCTAACAAATTGTGGCAGGCCGTCACGCCTGATCCACATTGCATAATCGCCTTGCTGGCATCTGGCACAATTGCACTCCATTCTGCCTGTAATTCTTGCGGTGATTTGAAGCACCCATCCGCTTGCAGATTATCTTTAAAAAAACGATTTTTTGCGCCGGGAATATGGCCGCCAATCGGGTCCATAGTTTCGTTCTCACCGCGAAAACGGTCTGCCGCGCGGGCATCCACCAGCGTGCGCGAAGCCGTAGCAAGGTTAACCAGCACGTCACCGACGTTGACGCTGCTGACCAGACTAGCGCCTAAGCTAATGCTGCCACGCGCTGGCTCTGGCGCTTTGTCTGTGGTTGGCAAGCCTTGCGCCTGCCATGCAGGCAAGCCGCCATCCAATACCGCAACCGCTTTATGCCCAACCCAGCGCAACATCCACCAGAGACGGGCGGCAAACATGCCGCCGTGTGCATCATAGGCAATGACTTGCGTAGAATTAACAACTCCCCAGGCACGCAGGATTCGGATGAAATCTTCTTTTTCCGGCAATGGATGCCGCCCATGAAAAACGCCATTGGAAGATAATTTAGGGCCCGACAATTGGTTGTCCAGGCTGGCGAATTTAGCACGCGGGATATGCGCCGCATCATAGGCTTTTTTACCCGCGCTGACATCTAGCAAATCATGCCGGCAATCTAAAATGACCCAATGTGGATTGTCAATCTGAGCCGATAACTCCGTGGCAGAAATCAGTGTGGTATGCATGCGTACTCCTTTTATTCAGTCGCGATAGGGTCGATGGCGATTACTGGTTTGTTTCTGGCATTATAGAACGTCGCAATCAATCCACTACTTAAGATCACGGCAATGCCTAACCAGCTCATCGGGCTTAAGGCATCGTTCCACAATAACAGATCCCAAATGCTGGAAAATACGATGCCAACATATTGTAAATTGGCGGTGACCAAAGCATTGCCAAGGCGATAGGCGCGTGTCATCGCAAATTGGGCTGAAGCCGCAGTCAAGCCTATGGTCATCAGCAACAACAAGCCTTTGAACTGATGCGCATGCCAGCCAGCCGTAAGCGAATGTGCAGCTAAGTTGCTACTGCCAGCATCCTGACCAAGCCCGTAGTCCAGCCCGTAAGTCAGTCCATTAATCATTGTGCCGAACAAACCGGCAATGGCGCAGGTGAGTGAAAAATAAAATACCACACGATATTCTGGCTCGCCCATCAAACCCATCTGACGCACTTGCATGTAAGCCAGCGCAGCGAGCATGCCAGAGATGAGCGCCACGATCCCACCGACCATCTGATCTGCATGCATGCTGGGACGCAGCAACAATAAAACGCCGATAAATCCCAAAGCAATGGCTGCAAGCAAACCCCATTCAATCCGCTGTTTTCCTTT of the Undibacterium sp. 5I1 genome contains:
- a CDS encoding DMT family transporter gives rise to the protein MQSLWMLVASFLFSIMGVCVKLASDTYSTSEIVAYRGLVGMVMIYLLVRMQGYSLRTRMAGHHLWRGTVGVIALWLWFYSISRLSLAMAVTLNYMSPIWIAAILFGGAWLKGKQRIEWGLLAAIALGFIGVLLLLRPSMHADQMVGGIVALISGMLAALAYMQVRQMGLMGEPEYRVVFYFSLTCAIAGLFGTMINGLTYGLDYGLGQDAGSSNLAAHSLTAGWHAHQFKGLLLLMTIGLTAASAQFAMTRAYRLGNALVTANLQYVGIVFSSIWDLLLWNDALSPMSWLGIAVILSSGLIATFYNARNKPVIAIDPIATE
- a CDS encoding sulfurtransferase translates to MHTTLISATELSAQIDNPHWVILDCRHDLLDVSAGKKAYDAAHIPRAKFASLDNQLSGPKLSSNGVFHGRHPLPEKEDFIRILRAWGVVNSTQVIAYDAHGGMFAARLWWMLRWVGHKAVAVLDGGLPAWQAQGLPTTDKAPEPARGSISLGASLVSSVNVGDVLVNLATASRTLVDARAADRFRGENETMDPIGGHIPGAKNRFFKDNLQADGCFKSPQELQAEWSAIVPDASKAIMQCGSGVTACHNLLALEIAGLPGAALYPGSWSEWCAEPARPYVIGDGE
- a CDS encoding C1 family peptidase; translated protein: MAQKIAGYGWLPDLPDHRDHSFDLPPNYLHQLPTKIDLRPHCPSVFNQGDRIGSCTANAVCNAFRFNLMKQGMQRPFMPSRLFVHYNARVMIGTERQNHGAQIRDAIKSVAKQGICRESNWPYIAKKYALKPPKAAYDEALQHQAICYQRLQQKLDHLKVCLATGHPFVFGITLYDEFESEKMTQHGVLAMPKKNEGLVGGHSVLAVGYDDKTERFIVMNSWGDAWGKKGFFTVPYAYLLEPNLAADFWTIRAVEG
- a CDS encoding putative zinc-binding peptidase — encoded protein: MKTFHCDKCSQQVFFENTLCGACGSMLGYQPEIRAVSSFEPSDNGYWRSLNPVNAGRVFKQCSNYANQHVCNWMLDLDDAHDLCASCQLTVVIPTLSSEKNHLFWQRLESAKRRLLYSLWFLGLKPVSKEENEETGLAFQFLEDESGSEKVLTGHDDGLITLNIAEADPAKREGTREQMHERYRTLLGHFRHESGHYYFDRLIADGPWVEGYRQLFGDERQDYSECLKSHYANGAPVNWEQSFISSYAASHPWEDWAETWAHYLHMIDTLETAHACGLSLNPHNVAEPGMVISASPMKIDTFEEIIKDWFALTYVLNSLNRSVGMPDSYPFTLPAPVQEKLHFIHRVVLGYAEPERQGMTQQQTQSQSQSQSQSQSQMIGVT